In Paenibacillus sp., the sequence CGCTCCTTCGTATCCGGATGGATGAACGACAGCGTCTCCGCGTGCAGCGCCTGCCGCTCGATCGCCGGCGCGGCGGCGGGGCGGATGTCCGGATCGATGTACAAGCCGTCCCCCACGAGCGGATGCCCGATATGCTTCATATGGACGCGAATTTGATGCGTGCGGCCGGTTACCGGCTTGACGCGCACGACAGTCGCCGCCGTGAACCGCTCGACGACCTCGTAATGCGTCGTCGACGGCGCGCCGCCCGGCGTCACGATGCGCACATGCGGCTCGTCCGGGTCGCGGTCGATCGGTCCTTCGATGACGCCGGCGTCCCGTTCGACGCGTCCGTAGACGACGGCGATATACGTTTTCTTCACTTCGCCCTTCTGGAACTGCTCGCTGACGAACTGGTGGGCGTAGCCGTTCTTCGCCACGGCGATGACGCCAGACGTGTCTTGATCGAGCCGGTGAATCGGGCGGAACTTGTACGATTCGCCCTTCGCCTGCCAATAATGGACGATGCCGTTCGCCATCGTATTCGTGTAATGCCCGACGGTCGGATGCACGATCAGCCCGGCCGGCTTGTTGACGATCAGCAGGTAGTCGTCCTCGTGGATGACCTCGATGTCCATCGGCTGGGGCAAAATCGTGTCGGACGTTTCCACCGGAAGCTCGACCTCGACCGTGTCCCCCGCTTGCAGCGGCCGGTACAGCACGTCCGACGAGCCGTTCACGCGGATCATGCCCTCCATGCCGCGCAGCCGAATGAGCAGCTTGCGGGAGAGGCCCATGCCGGTGAGCAGCACGGAACGCAGCTTCCAGCCCGACTGCTCCGGCGGGACGACGTACGTGAGCTTCGTCGGCTCCGTCATCGGTCGCTCTTGCGCCGGAACACTTCCGCGCTGCGCGCGTACTCGACGTCGGCGCCGCCTTCGCGGACGTTCGCCGCGCGGGCGAGCGTGAAGAACAGATCGGACAGCCGGTTCAAATACGTGCGCACATGCTCGTTGATCTCTTGGCGCTCCGCGAGCGTCACGACGCGCCGTTCGGCGCGGCGGCAGACGGTGCGGCACACGTGCAGCGCGGCCGACGAGGGTGAGCCTCCCGGCAGAATGAAGCGCGTAATGTCCGGCGTTTCCGCGTCGTATTTGTCGATCAACGTTTCGAGCCGCTCCGCCATGTCGGGCGTCACTTTGTAAGGACGAACTTCTTTCTTCAAAATGGCGAGATCCGAGCCGCAGTCGAACAGCTCGTGCTGAATGGTCAGCAGCTCCTCCAGCATGTCTTCGAATTTCGTCCGATCCATGCCCGCCATCGCGACGCCGACGAAGCAGTTCAGCTCGTCTACCGTGCCGTACGCTTCTACTTGCGCGTCGTCCTTGCGCACGCGCCCTCCGATGACGCCCGTTTGGCCTTTGTCGCCGGTTCTCGTATATATTTTCAATCGACTCGCCTCCAGTCGTAATAACATTCTAAGATTTATAATCCTATGATCTCATAAATCGCCGGCAAATTCACATGCGCGCGCACATGCGCCGCCAGCCGCTCGAATGCCGCTTCGCGCCGCTCGCGGTGGCGGTAGCCGATCGGCAGCGGGGGCAGCTCCTTGTCCGCGCGCAGCGCGTTCAGCCACGCCCGGCGCAGCTCGTCGTTGTCGAACACGCCGTGCAAATACGTGCCCCAGACGCGTCCGTCCGCGGCGGCGGCGCCGTCGAACAGCGGGCCGGACTCGGTCTCGAAGCGGAACAGCGGGCGGACCGATCCGCGGAACGTCGTCCGCCCCATATGAATTTCGTAGCCTTCCGCCGGAAGCGTTGCCCCTGTTCCGTCGCCGCCGGTCCAGCCGAGGAACGTCCCGCGGACGCGCTCGGTGCGCTTTTCCGCCGTATACACCGTATCCATCGGCAGCAGGCGAAGTCCGTCCATGCGCCGGACCGCCGACTCCGACGACTCGAAGCCGTCGGGATCGTCCAGCGATAAGCCGAGCATCTGGTAGCCGCCGCAAATGCCGACAACGCGCCCGCCTTCCCGGGCGTACCGCAGCAGCCGCTCGTCCAGGCCCCGCTCCCGCAGCGCGGCGAGGTCCAGCAGCGTGTTCTTCGTTCCGGGGATGACGACCGCGTCGGGCTCGCCCCACTCCTCGAGGCGGCTGACGAACCGGACGGTGGAGTCCGGCTCTCCGGCAAGCGCGTCGACGTCCGTGAAATTGGACATGCGCGGCAGCCGGAGCACGGCGATGTCGAGCGCCGCGCCGTCCTTGCGCCCGAAGCCGCGCTTCGCGTCGAGGGACGCCGAATCCTCGTCCTCGAGCCCGATGTCCGGCAGCACCGGCACGACACCAAGCACCGGCTTGCCGGTTTCCGCCTCGAGCCACTCGAGGCCGCTCGTCAGCAGCGACGGGTCGCCGCGAAATTTGTTGATGATAAAGCCTTTCACCCGCTCGCGCTCGTCGGGACGGAGTATGGCCATCGTGCCGACGATGGAAGCGAACACGCCGCCGCGGTCGATGTCTGCGACGAGCAGCACCGGCGCGTCGGCCCAGGCGGCCGCGCGCATGTTGACGATGTCGCGGTCGCGCAGGTTGACCTCGGCCGGGCTGCCGGCGCCTTCCATGACGACGACGTCATGCGCTCGCCGCAGCCGCTCCAGCGCCTCGCGCACGTACCGCTCCGCCGTCGGCAAATACTTCTCGCGGTATTCGACGGCGTCGTAGTCGCGCAGCGGCTTCCCGTGCAGCACGACCTGCGACCGCCGCTCGCCGGTGGGCTTGAGCAAGATCGGGTTCATGTCGGTCGTCGCCGGCACGCGGCACGCGTCGGCCTGCACCGCCTGCGCGCGGCCGATTTCTTTGCCGTCGGGCGTCACGAAGGAGTTGAGCGACATGTTTTGCGATTTGAAGGGAGCCACCTTGTACCCGTCATTGGCCAAAATGCGGCACAGCGCCGTCACGAGGAGGCTCTTGCCGACGTCCGACGCGGTCCCCTGCACCATGATCGTCGGGCATAACCGTTCTTCGGCGGACCTCATCCGCGCATCGACTCCTTCCGCTCCGCGAAATACGCGGCGAGCGCCGCGAGCAACCGCTCGTTCGCCTCGCGGCGCTTCACGGCGACGCGCATGTACGACGCGTCCAGCCCGCGGAACGTCGCGCAGCTGCGCACGAGCACGCCGTCGCGGCCGAGCGCTGCCTGCACGTCGGCCGCGGTCGTCCCTGCGTCCTCCGGCAGCCGGACGAGCAGGAAGTTCGCCGCGCTGGGGAACACGCGCAGGCCGAGCGCGGCGAGCCGCTCCGCGAGCCATGCCCGTTCGGGCGGCAGCCACGCGAGCGTCCGCGCCGCGAACTCGCGGTCCGCGAGCACCGCCGCCCCGACCTCGAGCGCGATGCCGTTCGCGCTCCACGGCACGGCGAGCCCGCGGATGTGCCGGATCTCGTCCGGATGCGCGACGACATAGCCGAGCCGGAGGCCCGGAATCGCGTAAAACTTCGTCATCGAGCGCGTAACGAACAGCCCCGGCCGCTCCGCCGCGCGGCGGATGAGCGTGCGCCGCTCCTCGTCGGGCGAGAAATCGAGGAACGCCTCGTCGACGACGACGTTCCGGAACGCGTCCAGCGCCGCCTCCGCGGCGTCCTCGTCGAGCGTCCGGCCCGTCGGGTTGTTCGGATGGCCGAGCACGATCGCGTCCGCCCCTTGCGCCGCCGCGCCGCGCACCGCCTCCGGCGTCACCCGGAAGCCGTCGTCCGGCGACAGCGGCAGGTCCAGCAGCCGGCCGCCCGCGTGGGCGACGGCGGTTTCGTATTCGGCGAATCCGGGCGCCGCCGCGGCCGCCAGCTTCGGCGCGATCGCGCGCAGCGCGAGATCGATCGCCTCCGCCGCGCCGTTGCCGACCCAGATCGCCTCCATCGGCACGCCGTGCCGCTCCGCGAGCGCGCGGCGCAGCGCTCGCGCCGCCGGGTCGGGATAGGCGCCGACGCGCTCCCACGCCCGCAGCATCGCGGCGCGCGCGCCCTCCGGCGGCCCCCACGGATTCATATTCGAGCTGAAATCGACAAAATCGTCCGGCGCCCGCCCGTACAAGCTCGAGGCCGTCTCCAAATCGCCGCCGTGTCCGTAACGCTCCAACATCTCGATCGATGCCCCCGTTCTTCTGTCCGTTGTCGTTGCCTCTCCCCGCGAACCGTCTGCCCGCGTCAAGCGGAATGCCCCGCCGCGACGAGGGCGAGCAGCAGCGCCAGCTCCAGCCCTTCGATCAGCGCGCCGTACGCGTCGCCCGTCAGCCCCCCGAGGCGGCGGGCGATCCATGCGGCGCCGGCCGCGCCGACCGCCGCGGCGAGCGCGAGGCCGGCCGCCGCGGCCGGCAGCAGCATCACCGCGTCGCCCGTGCCGAAGACGGCGAGCAGCGCCGCGGCGCAGACGATGCCGACGCCGAGCGACGCTGCCGCATGCCGCCATCCGGCCGACCGCAGCGCGGCGCCCATACCGCCGCTGCCGCCGGCGTACGGCCAGCCGACGACCGCCCACGGCGCGAACATGCGCGCGACAACCGGCACCGCCGCGACGGCCGCGGCCATCCACAGGCTCCCCGCCGCCGTATACTCCATCAGCGACAGCACGAACGCGAACTTGCCCAGCAACAGCAGCGCGCCTGCCGCCGCCCCCGACGCGCCGACGCGCGGATCCTTCATAATCTCCAGCATCCGCTCGCGGGAGCGGCGGCTGCCGAACGCGTCCGCGACGTCCATCCACCCGTCGAGATGGAGCGCGCCCGTCGCCCATACCCACAGCGCCGTCGCAACCGCCGCCGCGGCCGCCTCCGGCAGCGCGAGCGGCAGGAGCGCGTACGCCGCGCCGACGATTCCGCCGACGACGGCGCCCGCCAGCGGGTAAAACACGATGCTGCGCCGCAGCACCCGTTCGTTCCATGCGCCGAAATCCGGCACCGGCACGCACGTCATGAGCCGCACCGCCGCCGACGCCGCTTTTATCCAATCCCCCATGTGACCCAAGCCGCCGCGCATGCCAACCCTCCCAGCAGCAAAGCGCCGAACGCGTGCAGCAGCCCGACGGTTTGCGCGATATGTTCCTTGCCGAGCGGCCGGAGCGGCTCGCCCATGTAGGCGCGCCGGCTCTCCACGCCGCCGTACCGGTTCACGCCGCCGAGCCGAACGCCGAGCGCGCCCGCCACGGCCGACTCGGGAATGCCGCTGTTCGGGCTCGGGTGCAGCTTCGCGTAGCGCCGGATCGCCCGCAGCGCGCCTCCCGCGGAGGCGCCGCGCAGCGCCGCGGCCGCGGCAAGCAGCGCGCCGGCGAGCCGCGCCGGCGCGTAATTGAGGGCGTCGTCCAAGCGGGCCGACGCCTTGCCGTACCACCGGTACTTCTCGTTCCGGTAGCCGACCATCGAATCGAGCGTATTCGCCGCTCGATACGCGAACGCGCCCGCTGCTCCGCCGAGCAGCGCGAAGACGACCGGCGACAGCACCGCGTCGACCGTATTTTCCGCGACCGTCTCTACCGCGGCGCGCGTCAGCTCGCCCTCGTCCAGCTCCGCCGTGTCGCGGCCGACGATGTAGCCCGTGTACAACCGCGCTTCCTCCAGGTCGCCTGCCGCGAGCGGCCGGTACACGCGCAGCCCCGCGTCGGCGAGCCCCTTCCAAGCGATCGTCGTCGACACGAGCCAGACGTTCGACGCATAGCCGAGCCACGGATGCACCCACGCGCACGCGCGTACGACCGCATACGCGGTCAGCGCGCTCACGGCCACCGTCGACGCGCAAAGAAAAACGCCGAACAGGATCGACCGCCCCTTCGGCTGCGCAACATACGTTTTCGTTTCGACCCATCGGATCCAGCGGCCGATCGCGACGACCGGATGCGGGAGGCGCTCGGGGTCGCCGACGATGCGGTCGAGCAGCAGCGCCGCGGCCGTCATCCAGAGCGTTTCTTCCCACGTGAACCACCACAGCCATTCGCCCGCGGCGCCCGCGCCGAACCAGCCGCTCACAGCAAAAACTCCCGGCTTTTCAGCTCGATCGGGATGCCCGCCGTCACGAGAAACACCTGCTCGCTCGCCGCGGCCACCTTCTGATTCATGCGGCCGGCGACGTCCCGGAACAAACGGCCGAGCGGCGAAGGCGGCACGACGCCGAGGCCGACCTCGTTCGTCACGAGCACGATCGTTCCTTGGAACCGCCGCAGCGCGGCGACGAGCTCGTCCACCCGCGCGAGGCAGCGCGCCTCCGCGTCCGGCTCGCCCTCGCACTGGAGCAGCACGTTCGACAGCCATAACGTCAGGCAATCGACAAGCACCGCCGTATGCCCGGACCGGTACACGTTGTATTCGAAATCGAGCGCCTCGAGCAGCTCCGGCAGTCGCAGCGGCTCTTCGATCGTCTTCCATGGGAATCCACCCGCATCGCGCCGCGAGCGGTGCAGGCCGATGCGGTCTTTCATTTCCTCGTCGAACGCCTGCGCCGTCGCCACGTAGACGCCTTCCTCGGCGTATCGCTCGACGTACCGTTCCGCGAAGGCGCTCTTCCCGCTGCGCGCCCCGCCCGTCACCATCGCTACGACCATCGCCCTACGCCCCCGCCCCGGCTTCCGCTTCCGAAGCTTCCGCGGCGAGCTTCGTCGACACGCCGGCGGAGGCGAACGTCGCCATGGAGCCGAGGATGTCGACGCCAGCCTCCACGATGCGCAGGCACAGCGCGGCGCCCGTCCCTTCGCCGAGCCGCATGTCGAGCTCGAGCATCGGCTCGAGGCCGAGCGCGTCCAAGACGACGCTGTGTCCCGGCTCTTCGGAGCGGTGCGACGCGATCAGGAACGACGCCGCGAGCGGCGACATCCGCGCGGCCGCGAGCGCCGCCGCCGTCGAAATAAACCCGTCGACGACGACGGGCAGCCGGTACAGCGCGCCGCCGAGGCAGACGCCGGCCATGCCGGCGATTTCGAAGCCGCCGACCTTCGCGAGCGCGTCCAGCGCCGCGGCCGCTCCGGCGTCCGCCGGCAGTCCGGCCGGCGACAGGCCGTTCGCCGCCAGCGCCCGGCGCACCGCGTCGCGCTTGCGCGCGAGCCCGGCGTCGTCGACGCCGGTGCCGCGGCCGACCGACACGTCGGGCGGCACGCCGAGCAGCGCGCTCGTGAGCGCCGCCGCGGCCGTCGTATTGCCGATGCCCATCTCGCCGACGCCGATCAGCCCGACGCCGCGCGCGGCGAGCTCGCCGACGAGCTCGATGCCCGCCAGCACGGCCGCCTCGGCCTGCTCCGGCGTCATCGCCGGGCCCCGCGTCATGTTCGCCGTCCCGCAGGCCGGCTTCTTCACCGTCAGCCCCGGACGGTCGATGTTCGATGCGACGCCCATGTCGACGCAGACGACTTCAGCGCCCGCATGACGCGCGAACACGTTGACCGCCGCGCCGCCGTTCAAAAAATTATGGACCATCTGCGCCGTCACCGCCGAAGGGAACGCGCTGACCCCTTCCTCGCATACGCCGTGGTCGGCCGCCATGACGACGACCGCCTTCCCGCCGAGCTTCGGCGGCATCTCGCCGGTTATGCCGGCGATCCGCTCCGCGAGCCGCTCAAGGGCTCCTAAGCTGCCGGGCGGCTTCGTCAGCGCGTCGAGCCTCTCCCGCGCCGCCGCCATCGCCTCATCCCGCAGCGGCTCGATCGTTGCAATGCGATCCAACAGTTTCATCCCGAAGCGCTCCTTTGTTTCCCCATCCAAATGATAGCCTATTATACCCGACCGGAAGGCACCTTGTCCTTCCCTTCGCCGGACTCCAGCATAATTTGCGGCGCGCCGTTCGTCGGATGCGCCACGATGGACGTCTCGGCCCCGTAGACGTCCCGGATCCGCTCCGCCGTCAGCACCTCCCGCGGCGCGCCGAGGCAGACGGCCCGGCCTTGATGCATGAGCAGCAATCGGTCGCAGTACATCGCCGCGAGGTTGAGATCGTGCAGCACCGCGACGACGGTGAGCGGCGACCGCCGCTGCCAGGCGCGGATGACGTCCATCAGCTGAATTTGATACCCGATATCCAAATACGTCGTCGGCTCGTCGAGCAGCAGCACTTTCGGCTGCTGCGCCATCGCCTTCGCCAGCGCGACGCGCTGCCGCTCCCCGCCGCTCAGCCGGTCGACCGGCCGATCCGCGAGCGAGGAGAGCCCCATGCTCTCGAGCACCACATCGATCAGCGCCTCGCCGACGCCGCGCTCCTCCCCGAGCCAATTTTGGAACGGGTAACGCCCCATTTCGACGACCTCGCGGACGGTGAAGCCGACCGGCGGCAGTGCGTCCTGCTGCAGCACCGCAAGCCAGCGGGCGAGCTCTTTGCGCTTGTAAGAACCGACCGACCGGCCGCTTAGCAGCGCGTCGCCGGAATCCGGGCGATCCAGCCCCGAGATGAGCTTCAGCAGCGTCGTTTTGCCGCTGCCGTTCGGGCCGATGATGCCGAACGACTCGCCTTCGCGCACCTCGAAATCGATGTCCCGAAGCACGGCGGCGCCGTCGTAGCTTTTGGCGACGTTCGTTACGCGAATCATGAGCCGGACCCTCCCATCGCGTTCTTATGCCGAACGAGCAAATACAAGAAGAACGGCGCGCCGAGGAACGCCGTGACGACGCCGAGCGGAATTTCCGTCGGCGAGAGCGCCGTGCGGGCGAGCGTATCGGCCCACACGATGAAGATCGCGCCGCCGATCGCGGACAGCGGCACGATGACGCGATAATCCGGTCCGAACAGCAGCCGGATCATGTGCGGGATGACGAGGCCGACGAAGCCGATGACCCCGGTCACCGACACGGCCGCGGCCGTCATGAGCGTCGACGCCGACAGAACGATCCAGCGGGTCCGTTCGACGCGGACGCCGAGGTGCGCCGCGCTCCGCTCGCCGAGCTCGAACAAATTGAGCGTCCGCGCATACCCGCACAGCACCGCGACGCCGAACAGCATGTACGGCGCCACGAGAGCGGCGTAGCGCCAGCCGCGCAAAGACAAGCTGCCCATCAGCCAAAACACGATCTGATTGATGACGTCGTCCGACAGCGACACCATGAACGACACGAGCGCGCCGAGGAAGGCGCTGACGACGACGCCGGCCAAGATGAGCGTCTCCCGCCGCATCCCGCCGTCCACCCGGGACAGCAGGTAAACGACGCACAGCGTCGCCATGCCGGTGCAGAACGCGACGACGGGCACCGTCCCGAACCCGAAGGCAAACTGCGCGTTCACAAGAATGAGGAACGCCGCGCCGACCGACGCGCCCGAGGCGACGCCGAGCGTGAACGGATCGGCGAGCGGGTTGCGCAGCACGCCTTGAAAGCCCGCGCCGGCGGTCGCGAGCGCCGCTCCGACGACGATGCCGAGCACGATGCGCGGCAGGCGCACCTGCAGCACGATTTGCTCGTGCGCGACGGACCAATCCGGCTGCACGAATTCGCCGAGCCACGGCAGCGCATGCGTCAGGATGCGCCACACCGTGCCGAGCGACAGGCTCGCCGAGCCGACCGAAACGCTTGCGACAACGGACAGAAGGAGGAGCGCAATTCCCGCTCCTCCCCATAAAGTCAGCTTCCGCCGCATAATTATTTCGTAAACTTCTCCGGATAGATCGCCTTCGCCACTTGGACGAGCGCATCCGTAATCCGCGGTCCCGGACGGGAAATCAAGCTGTCGTCGATGCCGATCACCTGACCGCTCGCCATCGCGTCGATTTTATCCCAGCCCGAACGGCCTTTGATGATGTCTTCCAAGCCTTCCACGCCCGCGCCGTACAAGATCACCTGCGGGTTCGCTTCAATGATTTTCTCTTCGCTGATTTCGTACCAGCCTTCTTGATCCGCGACGTTGATCGCGCCCGCTTCGGTCAGCAGCTCGTCCATGAACTCGCCCTTGCCGACCGTCCAGCCCGGAGAAAACTCGATGTACACCTTCTTCTTGTCCGCGTCGGCGATGCCCGCCACCGCATCGGCGACGAGCTGGCGATCCGCTTCCATCTTCGCCGCGACCGCTTCCGCTTCCGCGTTCTTGTTGACGATACGGCCGATTTCGCGCACGTGCGCGATCGCTTCGTCCAGCGTGTTCGTCTCGAACGCATATACCGTCAGGCCGAGCGCCCGCAGCTCTTCGATCGTCTTCGTGCTCATCGTCCAGCCCGCGACGACGAGGTCCGGCTCCAGCTCGAGAATGGCTTCCACGTCCGCCGTCAGACCCCCGACCTTCGGGAGGTTCGCCGTTTCCGCCGGATAGTCGGAATACTTGTCCGTGCCGACGACGCTCGCGCCCGCGCCGACCGCGAACAGCACTTCCGTCTCGCTCGGAGCGATCGACACGATTTTCTCCGGCGCCTTCTCGAACGTCAGCTCCGTGCCCGACGCGTCCGTCACCGTCAGCGGGTACGCCGTCGCCTCGGCCGCCTGCGCCTCTTCCTGCTCGGCAGGCTCCTCCGCCGCCGGAGCTTCCGCCGCCGGCGCTTCCTGCGCCGCAGGCGTCTCTTCCGCGGAAGGAGCCTGCGCTCCGCCGCCGCACGCCGCCGTAAAGACCGCTAGAACTACCGCCAACAACCAAACCAGATAACGCCTCATCATTCCGTCAACCTCTCCTGAAACTGAATTTATGAGAGAGTACTCCGCTTGCATGCTCGCGTGACAAACAAAAAAGCCCCCGTTTCGAAAGAAACGGAGGCGTCAGCGCAACGTGTGCATCAGGGGGTACGCGACCGGCCTTGCCGGGCGCCCTGTACGTCGAGCCGCATCCTTTTCCTCGAAGGATTTGTCAGCTTCGCTCTTAGGCAGGTCTCCTGACTCATGGGTTGCATGACGCGCCTCGCCTTCCCATCCCGGTATGCGGAACAGTGGCCTATCGAGGGCATCCCCATTTACAGTGGCGGGACCGCGCCGGATTCGCACCGGCTTCCCTTTTCACCTTCCCCGCTTCGTCGCGGGTCAGGACCTAAGAACGTCAATCGGGCAATTCAATTGGGTGTTGCTCTTCTCATAAAGACGATTATAGGAAAAATGGACGCGCGTGACAACCCATACTTCGATAACGTTCGACAGCCCCGTCGCGCGGACGGGGCTGCAGGCGTCTTATATTCCGTTCTTTTTACACTCGCCCCGCGGCTTGCAGCGTCGCGACGAAGTTGCCGATGCGCTCGAGCGCCTCCGTCAAATTCGCGACCGACGTCGCGTACGAGCAGCGGAGGAACCCTTCGCCGCCTTTGCCGAACACGTGGCCCGGCACGGCCGCGACTTTCCCTTCGGCGAGCAGCCGCTGCGCGAATTCGTCGGAGCTGAGCCCGGTTTTCGCGATGGACGGGAACGCGTAGAACGCGCCCTGCGGCTCGTGAATGTCGAGGCCGATGTCGCGGAATCCTTTCACGACGAGACGGCGCCGCTGGTTGTACGATTCGATCATCCGCTCCATCTCTTCCATTCCGTTGCGGAGCGCTTCGATCGCGGCGAGCTGACCCATGACCGGCGCGCACATGACCGTGTATTGATGAATCTTCAGCATCGCGCCGATAATGTCCGGATGTCCGCACGCATAGCCCATGCGCCAGCCGGTCATCGCGAACGCCTTCGAGAAGCCGCTCACGAGAATCGTCCGGTCGCGCATGCCCGGCATCGACGCGAAGCTGACGTGCTTCACGCCGTACGACAGCTCGGCGTAAATTTCGTCCGATATGACGATCAGATCGTGCTCTTCTACAAGCTTCGCGATCGGCTCCCAATCCTCGCGCGTCATGACGGCGCCCGTCGGATTGCTCGGGTAGCTCAAAATCAGCACCTTGGAGCGCGGCGTGATCGCGGCGCGCAGCGATTCGGGACGCAGCTTGAATTGATCCTTCGCGAACGTCTCGATGCCGACCGGCACCCCGCCGCCGATCGCCGTAATCGGCGAATACGAGACGTAGGACGGCTCCGGCACGAGCACTTCGTCGCCCGGCGACACGAGCGCCCGCAGCGCGAGGTCGATCGCTTCGCTGCCGCCGACCGTCACTAGCACTTCGTTGCTGGGCTCGTACGTCACGTCGAACCGGTTGTGCAGGTACGACGCGATTTCCTCGCGCAGCTCCGGCAATCCGGCGTTATGCGTGTACGTCGTGCGTCCCTGCTCGAGGCCGTTCACGGCCGCGTCGCGGAACCGCCACGGCGTCACGAAATCGGGCTCCCCGACGCCGAGCGAAATAATGTCTTTGCTGCCGCTGACCAGGTCGAAAAATTTGCGAATCCCGGAAGGCGGAATCGATTTCACGAAAGGAGTCAAATAGCGTTGCATCGTGCGCGCACCTTCTCTCGAATGTTACGGAGACACAACCATTCGATGATCGCCTTCGCGATCCTCGAATATGATGCCGTCCTGTTTGTATTTTTTCAATATAAAAAACGTCTTCGTGGACAATACCCGCTCGAGCGTAGACAACTTGTTCGATACGAACGAGGCGATTTCGCGCAGGCTCTTGCCCTCGATCTCCACCTGCAGGTCGTACGCGCCGCTCATCAGGTACACGCTTTTCACTTCGGGGTACAAATAAATGCGCTCCGCGATCGCGTCGAAGCCGTGTCCGCGCTCCGGCGTAATTTGGACCTCGATGAGCGCCGTCACTTTCTCTTGATCGACCTTCGCCCAGTTGACGACCGTCGCGTATTTCACGATGACGTTATTGTCTTCCATTTCGCGGATCGCTTCCCGCACCGTCTCTTCCTTCACGTCCAGCATCGTAGCGATCAAGGCGGCGTCGCGCCGGGAGTCCTCTTTCAACAGCTCAAGAATTTTCAGTTGCAG encodes:
- a CDS encoding heme ABC transporter ATP-binding protein, with the translated sequence MIRVTNVAKSYDGAAVLRDIDFEVREGESFGIIGPNGSGKTTLLKLISGLDRPDSGDALLSGRSVGSYKRKELARWLAVLQQDALPPVGFTVREVVEMGRYPFQNWLGEERGVGEALIDVVLESMGLSSLADRPVDRLSGGERQRVALAKAMAQQPKVLLLDEPTTYLDIGYQIQLMDVIRAWQRRSPLTVVAVLHDLNLAAMYCDRLLLMHQGRAVCLGAPREVLTAERIRDVYGAETSIVAHPTNGAPQIMLESGEGKDKVPSGRV
- a CDS encoding helical backbone metal receptor; amino-acid sequence: MMRRYLVWLLAVVLAVFTAACGGGAQAPSAEETPAAQEAPAAEAPAAEEPAEQEEAQAAEATAYPLTVTDASGTELTFEKAPEKIVSIAPSETEVLFAVGAGASVVGTDKYSDYPAETANLPKVGGLTADVEAILELEPDLVVAGWTMSTKTIEELRALGLTVYAFETNTLDEAIAHVREIGRIVNKNAEAEAVAAKMEADRQLVADAVAGIADADKKKVYIEFSPGWTVGKGEFMDELLTEAGAINVADQEGWYEISEEKIIEANPQVILYGAGVEGLEDIIKGRSGWDKIDAMASGQVIGIDDSLISRPGPRITDALVQVAKAIYPEKFTK
- a CDS encoding FecCD family ABC transporter permease, which produces MRRKLTLWGGAGIALLLLSVVASVSVGSASLSLGTVWRILTHALPWLGEFVQPDWSVAHEQIVLQVRLPRIVLGIVVGAALATAGAGFQGVLRNPLADPFTLGVASGASVGAAFLILVNAQFAFGFGTVPVVAFCTGMATLCVVYLLSRVDGGMRRETLILAGVVVSAFLGALVSFMVSLSDDVINQIVFWLMGSLSLRGWRYAALVAPYMLFGVAVLCGYARTLNLFELGERSAAHLGVRVERTRWIVLSASTLMTAAAVSVTGVIGFVGLVIPHMIRLLFGPDYRVIVPLSAIGGAIFIVWADTLARTALSPTEIPLGVVTAFLGAPFFLYLLVRHKNAMGGSGS
- a CDS encoding aminotransferase class I/II-fold pyridoxal phosphate-dependent enzyme; translated protein: MQRYLTPFVKSIPPSGIRKFFDLVSGSKDIISLGVGEPDFVTPWRFRDAAVNGLEQGRTTYTHNAGLPELREEIASYLHNRFDVTYEPSNEVLVTVGGSEAIDLALRALVSPGDEVLVPEPSYVSYSPITAIGGGVPVGIETFAKDQFKLRPESLRAAITPRSKVLILSYPSNPTGAVMTREDWEPIAKLVEEHDLIVISDEIYAELSYGVKHVSFASMPGMRDRTILVSGFSKAFAMTGWRMGYACGHPDIIGAMLKIHQYTVMCAPVMGQLAAIEALRNGMEEMERMIESYNQRRRLVVKGFRDIGLDIHEPQGAFYAFPSIAKTGLSSDEFAQRLLAEGKVAAVPGHVFGKGGEGFLRCSYATSVANLTEALERIGNFVATLQAAGRV
- a CDS encoding Lrp/AsnC family transcriptional regulator, producing the protein MSELQLKILELLKEDSRRDAALIATMLDVKEETVREAIREMEDNNVIVKYATVVNWAKVDQEKVTALIEVQITPERGHGFDAIAERIYLYPEVKSVYLMSGAYDLQVEIEGKSLREIASFVSNKLSTLERVLSTKTFFILKKYKQDGIIFEDREGDHRMVVSP